A single Paenibacillus kribbensis DNA region contains:
- a CDS encoding ABC transporter ATP-binding protein, whose amino-acid sequence MDIKDITFSYDRKTDCLHAIHAVIEPGRITTIIGPNGCGKSTLLSVMSNNAVPRLGQVILDGKEITRYKPKELARQLAVVHQQNEAPSDLTVEKLVSFGRMPHKTMFTASRDEDEQAVEWAMACTNLSERRTSTLDQLSGGERQRVWIAMALAQRTPILFLDEPTTYLDMYYQLEILELIRQLNQEHGLTIVMVLHDINQAIRYSDVMIAMKEGRIIANGRPAEVVTSELIQAVYGVEVIVRQDEEAGMYLIPLGVGVS is encoded by the coding sequence ATGGACATTAAGGATATTACCTTTTCATATGACCGCAAAACGGATTGTCTGCATGCCATCCATGCTGTGATTGAGCCGGGACGGATTACTACGATTATCGGCCCCAATGGCTGCGGCAAATCGACGCTGCTCAGTGTGATGTCCAACAATGCGGTTCCCCGCTTGGGGCAGGTGATTTTGGACGGGAAGGAAATAACCCGCTACAAGCCCAAGGAACTGGCCCGTCAATTGGCGGTGGTACATCAGCAGAATGAGGCGCCCTCGGACTTGACGGTAGAAAAACTCGTCAGCTTCGGAAGAATGCCGCATAAAACCATGTTCACAGCCAGCCGCGACGAGGACGAGCAAGCAGTCGAATGGGCGATGGCCTGTACCAACCTGTCGGAACGCAGAACAAGCACGCTGGATCAGCTTTCAGGTGGGGAGCGACAGCGAGTGTGGATTGCGATGGCCTTGGCGCAGCGGACGCCGATTTTATTTTTGGATGAGCCAACCACCTATCTGGATATGTATTACCAGCTTGAGATTTTGGAGTTGATCCGGCAGCTCAATCAGGAGCACGGACTGACTATCGTGATGGTGCTGCATGATATTAATCAGGCTATTCGGTATAGCGACGTGATGATCGCTATGAAGGAAGGACGTATCATAGCAAACGGCCGGCCCGCAGAGGTTGTAACATCCGAATTGATTCAAGCCGTCTATGGTGTAGAGGTAATCGTAAGACAGGACGAGGAGGCGGGAATGTATCTCATTCCGCTTGGTGTCGGTGTTTCCTGA
- a CDS encoding ABC-F family ATP-binding cassette domain-containing protein, whose protein sequence is MISTSGVTLRYGKRPLFEDVNIKFTPGNCYGLIGANGAGKSTFLKILSGEIEANSGEVHMTPGERMAVLKQNHYEYDEFPVLETVIMGHTRLYEIMKEKDALYAKAEFSEADGLRAGELEGEFAELNGWDAEPDAAALLIGLGIPRDLHDKKMAEMSGNDKVRVLLAQALFGRPNNLLLDEPTNHLDLESIQWLENFLMDYEGTVIVVSHDRHFLNKVCTHIADIDFGKIQMYVGNYDFWYESSQLALTLARDANKKKEEKIKELQAFIQRFSANASKSKQATSRKKQLDKITLDDIRPSNRKYPFINFKPEREAGKQLLTVDSLSKTVEGEQVLNEFSLVVNKGDKIAFVGPNGLPKTTLFQILMNELEADNGEFSWGITTSQAYFPKDNSTYFEGVDLNLVEWLRQYSKDQDETFLRGFLGRMLFSGEEALKKASVLSGGEKVRCMLAKMMLNGANVLLLEEPTNHLDLESITALNNGLIDFDGTILFTSHDHQFIQTIANRIVEITPNGVIDRTMSYDEYLESEEIAKLRERMYPVEIG, encoded by the coding sequence ATGATCAGTACAAGCGGCGTAACGCTTCGTTATGGTAAACGCCCACTTTTTGAAGACGTAAATATCAAATTTACTCCCGGGAACTGCTACGGCCTGATTGGGGCGAATGGCGCGGGCAAATCCACTTTTTTGAAGATTCTTTCCGGTGAAATCGAAGCCAATTCAGGCGAGGTCCACATGACACCGGGCGAACGGATGGCAGTGCTCAAGCAGAACCATTATGAATACGATGAATTCCCTGTTCTGGAAACTGTTATTATGGGCCATACGCGCCTGTATGAGATCATGAAGGAAAAGGATGCGCTGTACGCTAAAGCAGAGTTTTCCGAAGCGGACGGCCTGCGCGCCGGTGAGCTGGAAGGCGAATTTGCAGAGCTGAACGGTTGGGATGCCGAGCCGGATGCGGCCGCATTGCTGATCGGCCTTGGTATTCCGCGTGACCTGCATGACAAAAAGATGGCTGAGATGAGCGGCAACGACAAGGTACGTGTTCTCTTGGCACAAGCGTTGTTTGGTCGTCCGAACAATTTGCTGCTCGATGAGCCTACGAACCATTTGGATCTCGAATCCATTCAGTGGCTTGAGAACTTCCTGATGGATTATGAAGGCACCGTCATTGTCGTATCCCATGATCGTCACTTCCTGAATAAGGTATGTACGCATATTGCGGATATTGATTTTGGTAAAATTCAGATGTATGTTGGTAACTACGACTTCTGGTATGAGTCCAGCCAGCTTGCGCTTACACTGGCTCGCGATGCCAACAAGAAGAAGGAAGAGAAGATCAAGGAACTGCAAGCCTTTATCCAGCGCTTCTCTGCGAATGCCTCCAAGTCCAAGCAGGCAACCTCGCGTAAAAAGCAACTGGATAAAATTACGCTCGATGACATCCGTCCGTCGAACCGTAAATATCCGTTCATCAACTTCAAGCCTGAGCGTGAAGCGGGCAAGCAACTGCTGACTGTAGACAGCCTCAGTAAAACCGTTGAAGGCGAGCAAGTGCTGAACGAGTTCAGTCTGGTTGTGAACAAAGGTGATAAAATTGCATTCGTTGGCCCGAACGGCCTGCCTAAAACGACGCTCTTCCAGATCCTGATGAACGAACTGGAAGCGGACAACGGCGAATTTTCATGGGGGATCACAACCAGCCAGGCGTATTTCCCGAAAGATAACTCCACTTATTTTGAAGGTGTGGACCTGAATCTGGTGGAATGGCTGCGTCAATATTCAAAGGATCAGGACGAAACGTTCCTGCGCGGCTTCTTGGGACGTATGCTTTTCTCAGGTGAAGAAGCACTTAAGAAAGCAAGCGTGCTGTCCGGGGGCGAAAAGGTTCGCTGTATGCTGGCGAAAATGATGTTGAACGGTGCCAATGTGCTGCTGCTGGAAGAACCGACCAACCACTTGGATCTGGAATCCATCACAGCGCTGAACAATGGTCTGATCGACTTTGACGGTACCATTTTGTTCACTTCCCATGACCATCAGTTCATTCAAACCATCGCGAACCGTATCGTCGAAATTACACCAAACGGGGTAATTGACCGTACGATGAGCTATGATGAATACTTGGAAAGCGAAGAAATTGCGAAATTGCGTGAGCGTATGTATCCGGTAGAAATCGGCTAA